In Spinacia oleracea cultivar Varoflay chromosome 5, BTI_SOV_V1, whole genome shotgun sequence, a single window of DNA contains:
- the LOC130461380 gene encoding uncharacterized protein: MLTDEQYASENISELTSPTQTPHVEATNAVGVDSDVDEDEDTQDANDKAIRESAPSQIFNNVAELDPILLDSWRTWSNNHSFDGEFAIGQEFDSLAQLKDIVKGYSIAKNHSFKVLESETTKYVVECKRKSSCKCSWRLRAIKDPCLASFRIVRYNGPHASNYLGDINSIDHPLLSSDFVCNEIKDLIRADPSLKICVIVQAVKDKFKYTIIYKRAWSAKQKAIASIFGDWEKSYEELPRYMQALKESNPGTVVEWCTLASNEDPSVHIFLRVFWAFKPSIDGFKHCRPLITIDGTHLYGKYKGTLLIAMGTNANSQLFPLAFAIVESENGESWKWFMKCIRHLVTQREDLCVISDRHAGILQTMNEVNIGWEESCAHHRFCTRHLASNVNTQFKNAYVKNLFGKAADARQRKKFDYYLGRIGELNV, from the exons ATGCTTACGGATGAACAATATGCTAGTGAAAACATTTCAGAGCTCACTTCTCCAACTCAAACACCACATGTAGAAGCTACAAATG cggttggGGTGGATAGTGAtgttgatgaagatgaagatacaCAAGATGCTAATGACAAAGCTATAAGAGAAAGCGCTCCATCTCAAATTTTCAACAATGTTGCAGAGTTGGATCCGattttgcttgattcttggaggaCTTGGTCCAACAACCACTCTTTTGATGGTGAATTTGCTATTGGTCAAGAGTTTGATTCTTTAGCGCAATTGAAAGACATAGTCAAAGGTTATTCCATAGCTAAAAATCATTCATTTAAGGTGTTGGAGAGTGAGACCACAAAATACGTAGTTGAGTGTAAAAGAAAGAGTTCATGCAAATGCTCATGGAGGTTACGTGCAATCAAGGATCCTTGTCTTGCTTCATTCAGAATTGTGAGGTATAATGGCCCTCATGCAAGTAATTATTTGGGTGATATAAACTCAATCGATCATCCTCTTCTCTCCTCTGATTTTGTATGCAATGAGATAAAAGATCTTATTCGTGCCGATCCTTCTTTGAAAATCTGTGTTATTGTGCAAGCGGTGAAAGACAAGTTTAAGTATACCATCATTTACAAGAGAGCTTGGTCAGCGAAGCAAAAGGCTATTGCAAGCATTTTTGGTGATTGGGAGAAATCTTACGAAGAGTTGCCTAGGTACATGCAAGCATTGAAGGAGTCTAATCCGGGAACCGTAGTGGAATGGTGTACCTTGGCTTCTAATGAAGATCCTTCTGTTCACATTTTTTTGAGAGTGTTTTGGGCATTCAAGCCTTCCATCGATGGCTTTAAGCACTGTCGACCCCTAATCACCATAGATGGAACTCATTTGTATGGTAAGTACAAGGGCACGTTACTCATAGCCATGGGTACAAATGCGAATTCTCAATTGTTCCCTCTTGCTTTTGCTATTGTTGAAAGTGAAAATGGTGAGAGTTGGAAATGGTTCATGAAATGCATTCGGCATTTAGTTACTCAGAGGGAAGATTTGTGTGTCATTTCTGATAGACATGCAGGGATTTTGCAAACAATGAATGAGGTCAATATTGGGTGGGAGGAGTCGTGTGCCCACCACCGTTTTTGTACTCGTCACCTTGCCTCTAATGTCAACACTCAGTTCAAGAATGCTTATGTGAAGAACCTTTTCGGAAAAGCCGCAGATGCTCGTCAAAGAAAGAAGTTTGATTACTACTTGGGAAGAATTGGTGAATTGAATGTTTAA